The Candidatus Delongbacteria bacterium genome includes a region encoding these proteins:
- a CDS encoding HAD family hydrolase produces the protein MLKNYLFDLDGTLLPLDEEAFIKKYFSLLGNKFAELGLDPERMIKRLWLGTKAMIENNGQKTNEDVFWDTFYPESPNHEALKKALELFYQNEFEAVKSTTMPSDISQKIIETLKKRNKTIVLATNPIFPLVATKKRIEWAKLDRNDFIYVTTYENSNYAKPSLNYYEMIVKRFNLDPDETIMIGNDAIEDMVAERLGIRTFLVTDCLNNKNGIDIDKYEHGTLQELLDKIEQNQI, from the coding sequence ATGCTGAAAAATTACTTGTTTGATCTTGATGGAACATTGCTGCCATTAGATGAAGAAGCTTTTATAAAAAAGTATTTTAGCTTGCTTGGAAATAAATTCGCTGAACTCGGTTTAGATCCAGAAAGAATGATTAAAAGATTGTGGTTAGGAACTAAAGCAATGATAGAAAATAACGGTCAAAAAACTAATGAAGATGTTTTTTGGGACACATTTTATCCGGAAAGCCCAAATCATGAAGCTTTAAAAAAAGCTCTTGAACTATTTTACCAAAATGAATTTGAAGCTGTAAAATCAACAACGATGCCAAGTGATATTTCTCAAAAAATCATCGAAACACTTAAAAAAAGAAATAAAACAATCGTTTTAGCGACCAATCCAATTTTTCCATTGGTCGCAACAAAAAAGCGAATCGAGTGGGCGAAACTAGATCGAAATGATTTTATTTATGTCACCACCTACGAAAATAGCAATTATGCTAAACCTAGTCTCAATTATTATGAAATGATAGTCAAACGTTTTAATCTGGACCCTGATGAAACAATTATGATTGGAAATGATGCAATAGAGGATATGGTCGCAGAAAGATTGGGTATCAGAACTTTTTTAGTTACCGATTGTTTGAATAATAAAAATGGTATTGATATTGACAAGTATGAGCATGGAACATTACAGGAATTGCTTGATAAAATAGAACAAAATCAAATATAA